The following nucleotide sequence is from Trifolium pratense cultivar HEN17-A07 linkage group LG2, ARS_RC_1.1, whole genome shotgun sequence.
TTTGACTAGCTAGATACCGTGTATGACTTTGATTTACAGTTTTAATAATGTACATTTTGATGCTAATGCGCTTTTTTTGCTTGATACCCATTTCGATTAATTCATCTTTACTCTCTCAGAACGAATCGGCTGAATTTTCactcaaaccaaaccaaacaatGGATCTCAATTCATCTCCATCACAGCTCAATCTGAGCAGTTTTGATGCCAATGACAATTCTTGTCACCAGGTTCATTTCTTAGCTTCTAtgcttcttcaattttgattttctgttgatttgattcaaatttcaacCCTTAGGGTTTCTCATCATAAcatattatatattcaattatGCAAATTTTTCTTGTTCTAATTACTAATATTGACATGTTAGTTTCGTGTCTGGTGTCTGTGTTTGTGTTGATGCTTTGTAGATTTAGATTGAAAAATCCGTTCGTAGGGTGACGATGTATGAAGGTTTAGTCTTTGTATGTGTTTATTGTTTTCGGGTGTTTTtgctatgttttattttttatattctgaGATGCGATGATTTCTGGCGAGAGCACAATTTGAAAATGGATTATATGAGCATGGATATGACTTCTTATGGGACACTGGGAATTATATGAAAAATGTGAACTTTGTTGATGGGTTGTAGGATGATGATGTTTTGAGGTTTATTTACTAGCTAGAAATTGTGTATGACTTTGATTTAAGTTTTAATAATATTCATTTTAATGCTAACACATTTGTTTGCTTGATTTTCTACATTGAAGTTCCGGGAGAAGACAATGGATGGTCATGAACCTACTGATTTGCTGGTTCATACAGTCGAGGCCTCTGCTGTGCCAGAATTGCTCAGAAAGAAGACTACGTTGAAAAGGGTGTGTTGATTCAATCTCAATTTTTATGTATCTGAAACATAATTTATCTTTGTGTTTGATGGTTAACGCTTAACAAGGTTCCTCTTTATGgttggttttctttttttttttttacaatggtttttatatttgttaCAGGCGGTTGTACTAGGTCTATTCAAAGAGTACCCTATGAAGGGAAAATCGTTAGGTCGACCTAAGGCTTTAAAGATTGGACATGAGAAAGCTAAAACAGAATTCCAAGGCACTGTTGTTATCGTTGGTGGTACTGGTGACAATGATGGTGACGAATCTCAAATTGTGCGTGCAGAAAAAATTGTCGAAGAAATTCCTTTGCCCACTGGCATCGAGATGAAAAAGatattagaatttgaatttCCACCAGAAGATATTGGAAATGTGTTGCAGTTTTTAGAGTTCTACAGAGTGTTCGGAAAGGTATgtttttattatgaattatgaatttaattttttgttctgAATTCTGATGTTTAATGTCCTCTTAAATCTTTGTTTGATTAATTGCAGTTTACTGCTGCAATCTAGTAGTCCGTAAACTGAATATTTCCATTGTTGCAAATTCTTTTAAAGCTATTTATGGTCAATTTCTTTCAATCAGCAAGTaatctttgttttctttttggttttattGAGGTCTAACTTaacttcttgatattgaagtcTAAGATCAAATCAATTATAATCATGATATAAAATGAGACTACTTACCATTATATTAATATCATGCAATCTAAAATCAATTCATAGATTGACTTTGCAAATagtcatttaattatttttttcctttaaattgaattaaattcTCTAGACAAAATGGTGCTATTATAGCTGagataattttgttttacacTTAACAGGCTCTTGACTTCAAGAAAGGAGAAGCAGGATTGATTTTGAGATCATTGACACGCATGCAAAATATGCGATACGTACATAATACTCTGGCGATTGAGTTCCAAGTTGGACTATTGTCTCTAATAGTATCTGACTCAGATATGCAGTGAGTTTATCCCATTTgtcttttcatttatttatttcattttttaagggTAGGAGGGATTTATTTTGCATAGTATATTGTGAATAAACTTTGTTATTTTTGGACTTTGGTATAGGCCTGCATCCATAACTGCCAGCAATGGCAAAAGCTCATGGTTGAATGTTATTAAGAATATAATTGCTGAGTCTGATTGTGCACTGAAGGATTTTCCGTTGGATTGGCTCAATAGAGGCATCAGCGGCTATTATGATTTGGACTTGTCTCAAAAACTCGTCCTTCTGAATTTCATATGTGATGAAGCTCTGGGAACAAAGTAAGTATTTCAAGGTTAAACAGAATATTGTTGTGAGAAACTTTCCTGTTACTTCATTGTTTGCttatctttatttcttttttgttcttcccttgtctttttaataatagtctttatcttgttttaaGTAGCCGGGTACTTGCTTTTATATGTTCAGGACGCTAAGGACATACATTGATTCTCAAAATGCAACATTTACTGAAGAAAAGAAAGCAGCAAAATCGAAGGTTGCTGATGCTAAGGGAAAGGTAAGATGATACAAGTTGATTTGCTTTCTGTTTCTGGATGTGTTACAGGCAGCAAACAAACTGACACACATTCATATTcttgtgtttatttatttatttatttatttataggaaAGAAATCTAAAGTTAAAGCTGCTAAATGAAACAGCGAAAGCTGTTATGTCAACTGAGTTGCAAGATGAGAAGGGAAAAGCTGTTATATCAACTGAGGTGCAAGATGAGATGGCCGAAGATATTATGTCAACTGAGGCGCAAGATGAGATGGCCGAAGCTGTTATGTCAACTGAGGTGCAAGATGAGATGGCAGACACTGTTATGACAACTGAGGCTAGCCTTCCAAATTCAGATCATGAAACTCTTCTTGCAAACTTAAAAAGTGATGCAGATAAAGCTCATACTGATTTGCTTGAGGCAAAGGGAGCAATTCGTAAATGTAAGTTGTACTGTTTGAGTTTTTCATATGCTCTAATTTTAAGTCAACTTCATGCATAGGTTTCTTCAATCTGATAGTAATATTTAGGTGGTTTGTGTAATTGAAAAGAGTACCTAAGTTGTAAACAAGTATAAAATAGTactagaaaatgaaaaaaaagctTTGATGTTGATTTTCTTCTTATAACATTGTAGGGAAGAAATGTTGTGATGCTGTGAGAGTCGAGCCTGAGTACATGGATACCAGTGGCAGGGCATTCTGGAAATTAGGATGCTGTAACGATGAATATTCCTTCTTGTTACAAGgtaattttcaaaacaaattagcttaatttttttaatgataccATAAAAGGCTTCGGCTCTTGCAAGTTTACTAATATATATAGCAAAATACAGATGTCAAGAGAGAAGATGGAGATTCTGTTGAAGCTGATGAAAAATGGTTCTTTTTTGGAGCTGAACAGAAGGATGAGGTTAATAAGTATATTGCCTCGAAGAGAAAGTTTGGTTACCAAAGCTGACTTCAGTATAACTATTTCACAGCCTGGTTAGAAAATACATGGTATACTGTTTAACAGCTTGACTACAACATACATGCCAGTCTGCTAGGGGTCCTTCCAATTT
It contains:
- the LOC123910941 gene encoding uncharacterized protein LOC123910941, translating into MDLNSSPSQLNQSNVDANDNSCHQNESAEFSLKPNQTMDLNSSPSQLNLSSFDANDNSCHQFREKTMDGHEPTDLLVHTVEASAVPELLRKKTTLKRAVVLGLFKEYPMKGKSLGRPKALKIGHEKAKTEFQGTVVIVGGTGDNDGDESQIVRAEKIVEEIPLPTGIEMKKILEFEFPPEDIGNVLQFLEFYRVFGKALDFKKGEAGLILRSLTRMQNMRYVHNTLAIEFQVGLLSLIVSDSDMQPASITASNGKSSWLNVIKNIIAESDCALKDFPLDWLNRGISGYYDLDLSQKLVLLNFICDEALGTKTLRTYIDSQNATFTEEKKAAKSKVADAKGKERNLKLKLLNETAKAVMSTELQDEKGKAVISTEVQDEMAEDIMSTEAQDEMAEAVMSTEVQDEMADTVMTTEASLPNSDHETLLANLKSDADKAHTDLLEAKGAIRKWKKCCDAVRVEPEYMDTSGRAFWKLGCCNDEYSFLLQDVKREDGDSVEADEKWFFFGAEQKDEVNKYIASKRKFGYQS